The nucleotide window CGCTTTGACACAGCTTCAGAAAAAGTGTACCAACTTAGCGAGGAATATGCTGTAACTACTATCGGTCTTGCGGCAAATCTTTTCTTTAATTACTGCCCATTAGCCCGAATGATGTATCTTTTACCCTGGAATAGGGAAGAACCATTTTCTTTTAAACTCGTTCTACGCGTTTTCCTTTCGCCTCCAGTTAGTGGGAAATTCAAACCATATTCCTCAGTGGCATAACGAAGAGGGATGGGCTATTGAATATAATCCAAATAGGGTGCAATTATCGCGTCACCCAGATTGTTCTGAGAGAGTAAATATCTTAAAAAGAGTGCTCATTAAGCATTGTCCTTATCTAACCCTAAATGAGTAACGCTATAGTGAGTTACTGGACTGACAGAATCCTGTATTGATACCAGCTATTCCTTTTATTTATTCCCACTCCAAAGTTTGCTTAAGAGAAATCTAAACAGGAGCCAGGCCAAGGGATGTTTCCAGTTTCTCAATGACTAAATCGGCAATGGCTTGGGTACGATAACGGCAGGCCAGGGTTTCGGTGGAATTAAAGGTGCCGTTTTCCCAATATTTATTACTGCCCGCTCCACCCCCACACAGGCCAAAATAATCACAAGTGGCTCGACATTGGGCCACCCCGGCCTGCATATCCCCATAAATCTGTTGAAACTTAGGGGTCTGACAAACATCTACTAAACGATCAGTCAGAACATTACCCAAAATAAAGTCACCATAGCGTTCTGTTTTGACCGATAGTAACTCTGGATCAAAGGTGGAAAAGTTCCCTTGATAATCCACATTCAGAATCACAAAGGGGTAATTCATATCGGTTTGTGTGAGGCGGTCATTGGTATAGATCAAATTGCACATGGACTCAAATTCCCGCACCCGAAAATTCCCTTGACTGGCGGTGACTAACTCCCAAAACCGCTCCATAAATTGCCGATAGCGTAGTTCCATGCCGGTTTTATCCAGGGATGAGCGTTCATGCACCCCCTCGGTTTCTTCCATATTGAAGCCCACATCCCGCAACTGATGCTGGTCAAAAAATTCATAAATTTCATCAGGATAATCTAGGGAGTCTGCGGTTAAAACGGCAATCACGGAGGGATAAATATCATGGTCATGGAGGCATTGAATTCCCCGCATCACCCCTTGATGACTCCCCAGGCCAGTGCGGGTTTGGCGATGGGCATCATGGAGAAAGGCTGGCCCGTCAATGCTCACCCCCACATGAACCGGATAATCCTGAAATAGTTGACACCAGGCCGGGTTGATTAAAAGTCCATTGGTTTGAAAGGAAATATCAAACGTAATCCCCTGCTCGTTAAATTCATCACTTGTGGCCTGGATCAAGTCAAAGGCCTGGCGATAGTAATCCACCGGGACAGATAAAGGTTCCCCAGCGTGCCAACAAATGGTGAAATGCTCACGGGCAAAGGGGCTAGTAAAGATACGCTCAAAAATTGGCCGAATTAAATCCAAGTCCAGGCGATTGTGGAGGTGACGATTGGGCAGATAACAATAATCACAATCCAGATTACAAAAGGAAGTCGGCTGCAGCACCAATAACCGTAAGGGGCCAAAGTTGGGCACATCTGCCTCGCCACCTTGGCTCAACTCTGACTGGGTTGGCATCTCGGCCTGGGGAATCTCTTCCAATTGGGTCATTTCCCCCCCCTACCAATTCCAAAAACTACCACCATCGCCCCAACCATTGCGCCAGGGATTATTCCAATTCGCAAAAGCACCGCCACCTCTGCCATTAGCCCAGCCCGGCCCACTGGTATTCACAAAAGTCCCCCGTCCTCCGTTGGCCCAGCCTGGCCCCCTAGTGTTCACAAAACCACCCCCACC belongs to Pseudocalidococcus azoricus BACA0444 and includes:
- the grrM gene encoding cyclophane-forming radical SAM/SPASM peptide maturase GrrM/OscB — encoded protein: MPTQSELSQGGEADVPNFGPLRLLVLQPTSFCNLDCDYCYLPNRHLHNRLDLDLIRPIFERIFTSPFAREHFTICWHAGEPLSVPVDYYRQAFDLIQATSDEFNEQGITFDISFQTNGLLINPAWCQLFQDYPVHVGVSIDGPAFLHDAHRQTRTGLGSHQGVMRGIQCLHDHDIYPSVIAVLTADSLDYPDEIYEFFDQHQLRDVGFNMEETEGVHERSSLDKTGMELRYRQFMERFWELVTASQGNFRVREFESMCNLIYTNDRLTQTDMNYPFVILNVDYQGNFSTFDPELLSVKTERYGDFILGNVLTDRLVDVCQTPKFQQIYGDMQAGVAQCRATCDYFGLCGGGAGSNKYWENGTFNSTETLACRYRTQAIADLVIEKLETSLGLAPV